The following proteins come from a genomic window of Triticum aestivum cultivar Chinese Spring chromosome 6A, IWGSC CS RefSeq v2.1, whole genome shotgun sequence:
- the LOC123130748 gene encoding uncharacterized protein, which translates to MGAAAADLEARQLRILRRVEDLELAAQQHRIGALSLSDAEAEVEAGDTEERLSALLAARGVHDFAFRRVPADYYDRSLEERRDLLAVDSVAQLCKSIVMVNTKAAADVVDCSNPKNSKYYVVIVQYMARLNAENIKNFLYTLNESQIPKKRFNMRLAPEEESLMLTGFVHNGVTCIGMKTAIPVIIDEAITKLDEDFFWLGGGEVDLKLGMRTSEFLNAFNPFVVKCS; encoded by the exons ATGGGCGCCGCCGCGGCCGATCTCGAGGCGCGTCAGCTCCGCATCCTCCgtcgcgtcgaagaccttgagcTCGCTGCCCAGCAGCACCGTATTGGGGCGCTCTCTCTCTCCGACGCCGAAGCGGAGGTCGAGGCGGGGGACACCGAGGAGCGGCTCTCGGCCCTCCTGGCCGCGCGCGGCGTGCACGACTTCGCCTTCCGGCGTGTTCCAGCGGACTACTACGACCGCTCTCTCGAGGAGCGTCGCGACCTCCTCGCAGTCGATTCAGTCGCCCAGCTTTGCAAGAGCATAGTGATG GTGAATACCAAAGCTGCTGCAGATGTAGTTGACTGCAGTAACCCAAAGAATTCTAAATATTATGTTGTTATTGTTCAG TATATGGCACGGCTTAATGCTGAAAACATCAAGAACTTCCTGTATACCCTAAATGAGAGTCAGATACCCAAAAAGAGATTTAACA TGAGGCTCGCACCAGAAGAGGAGTCACTCATGCTTACTGGGTTTGTGCACAATGGTGTGACATGCATTGGAATGAAAACAGCCATACCG GTTATCATAGATGAAGCCATCACCAAGTTGGATGAGGATTTCTTCTGGCTAGGTGGTGGAGAAGTTGACCTCAAGCTCGGGATGCGGACCTCAGAGTTCCTAAATGCTTTCAATCCATTTGTGGTGAAGTGTAGTTAA